A single region of the Streptomyces sp. ITFR-16 genome encodes:
- a CDS encoding aroma-sacti cluster domain-containing protein, whose product MNEHAHDRDRLRALEDAGFPLHSLSPEQREVLQDLSAEELTLLLGLKERLDAAEPEVQAHSEIAGGALF is encoded by the coding sequence ATGAATGAGCACGCGCACGACCGCGACCGCCTCCGCGCGCTGGAGGACGCCGGATTCCCGCTGCACAGCCTCTCGCCCGAGCAGCGGGAAGTGCTCCAGGACCTCAGCGCGGAGGAACTGACCCTGCTGCTGGGGCTCAAGGAGCGCCTTGACGCGGCCGAGCCGGAGGTGCAGGCCCACAGCGAGATCGCCGGCGGAGCGCTGTTCTGA
- a CDS encoding AAA family ATPase, protein MTGTARTTCPKCPEPPPDGAAFCPRCGTPCVPAAGGAAAEERRVVTLVFCDLVGSTALSGRLDPETLRTVTLRYFALMRARIEEHGGTVEKFIGDAVMAVFGVPARHEDDAHRALAAARGMVTGLDGLNAELEREHGVRLAVRIGVNTGEVVVSADPAAGQALVSGEVVNIAARLEQHAGTGEILIGPATLRAAGPSAVTEPAGALSLKGVGAPVPAHRLLALHEDDPERVRRFDTPFIGRAQELAELRLLLRKLEADPRSHLVTVYGEAGLGKTRLLREWLRDCPAYGEGRCRPYGETGTLAPLAEAVRQVVAAVGEEAGLAGLPGQERTEARQALRLLRGGLLADGTPSPSEDDTLMALACLLDGLSRERPVVLVLDDCHWASAPLLDLTGRLLDELDRAPVALVCAARPELLETHPGWGSGRMRSASLMLTPLTREEAAALAAELVEVAAHRQGVLEGALDRAEGNPLYLEHLTAMAAECDDLPLTVHALLGARIDALPPEERTLLQLAAVLGREFGRADLTELAGAEDAGPPESAAGLLRGLVRRRLIEAGGRTLATSSVLRFGSALVQETAYRGMAKKVRARRHEDAARVLVRHDAGDAAVGTHLARAHRLLTELGLRDDGTDALRARAAGLLTRAGTAALARSDLPWADDLLTQGLDLAAPGEPAAAEAARRLGETKVARGEPARGRELLAGALDTAERAGDRLGAAHARLALTALDPRHGSAAEVAESALGLFTAAGDDQGIARACVRIAQDRQRRGRHAEAEALLGRALDHAGLADAEPERALALGALGISLWRGPAPVAQAVARCEELLAAHGAGRPTVRATLACPLAVLLALQGRTDEAHERLAEAARLAGGLGYAESALFVPLFAAEVEALTGTPGRRLDLLAEAARAGRGLGAAGALPGIARERARILLDRGEPAEALALPDPQEAGLPPAESADADGLRARALALAGDPAAARACAGRATEAAEGTDSPVVRATAALDLAHTLRTLGRPGDAAREARTAQRHFAAKGHRLGADRAAAFADDSAAGARNTDPPAGREGRSV, encoded by the coding sequence ATGACCGGGACCGCGCGCACCACGTGCCCCAAGTGCCCCGAACCGCCCCCGGACGGCGCCGCCTTCTGCCCCCGGTGCGGCACCCCCTGTGTGCCCGCGGCCGGTGGTGCGGCGGCCGAGGAGCGCCGGGTGGTGACCCTCGTCTTCTGCGACCTGGTCGGATCCACCGCCCTGTCCGGACGGCTCGACCCGGAGACCCTGCGCACCGTCACCCTCCGGTACTTCGCGCTGATGCGCGCCCGGATCGAGGAACACGGCGGCACGGTGGAGAAGTTCATCGGCGACGCCGTGATGGCGGTCTTCGGCGTCCCCGCACGTCACGAGGACGACGCCCACCGCGCCCTGGCCGCCGCCCGAGGCATGGTCACCGGTCTGGACGGACTCAACGCCGAGCTGGAGCGCGAGCACGGCGTGCGCCTCGCCGTCCGCATCGGCGTGAACACCGGTGAGGTCGTGGTGAGCGCCGACCCCGCCGCCGGGCAGGCCCTGGTCTCCGGCGAGGTGGTGAACATCGCCGCCCGGCTCGAACAGCACGCCGGTACCGGCGAGATCCTGATCGGCCCCGCCACCCTGCGCGCCGCCGGGCCCTCGGCGGTCACCGAACCGGCCGGCGCGCTCTCCCTCAAGGGGGTCGGCGCCCCCGTCCCCGCCCACCGCCTGCTCGCCCTGCACGAGGACGACCCGGAACGGGTCCGCCGCTTCGACACCCCCTTCATCGGCCGCGCACAGGAACTCGCCGAACTCCGCCTGCTGCTGCGCAAGCTGGAGGCCGACCCCCGCTCGCACCTGGTGACCGTCTACGGCGAGGCGGGCCTCGGCAAGACCCGCCTGCTGCGCGAATGGCTGCGCGACTGCCCCGCGTACGGCGAGGGCCGCTGCCGCCCCTACGGCGAGACCGGCACCCTCGCCCCGCTGGCCGAGGCGGTACGCCAGGTGGTCGCCGCCGTCGGGGAGGAGGCCGGGCTCGCCGGGCTGCCCGGCCAGGAGCGGACGGAGGCCCGGCAGGCGCTGCGCCTGCTGCGCGGCGGGCTGCTCGCGGACGGCACCCCCAGCCCCTCGGAGGACGACACCCTCATGGCGCTGGCCTGCCTGCTGGACGGGCTCTCCCGGGAACGGCCCGTGGTGCTCGTCCTGGACGACTGCCACTGGGCGTCCGCCCCGCTGCTCGACCTCACGGGCCGCCTCCTCGACGAGCTCGACCGCGCCCCGGTCGCCCTGGTGTGCGCCGCCCGGCCCGAACTGCTGGAGACCCACCCCGGCTGGGGCAGCGGCCGGATGCGCTCCGCCTCGCTCATGCTCACCCCGCTCACCCGGGAGGAGGCCGCCGCGCTCGCCGCCGAACTGGTCGAGGTGGCCGCCCACCGGCAGGGCGTCCTGGAAGGCGCCCTCGACCGGGCCGAGGGCAATCCGCTGTACCTGGAACACCTGACCGCCATGGCGGCCGAGTGCGACGACCTGCCGCTCACCGTGCACGCCCTGCTCGGCGCCCGTATCGACGCGCTTCCTCCCGAGGAGCGGACCCTGCTCCAGCTGGCCGCCGTCCTGGGACGCGAGTTCGGCCGCGCCGACCTCACCGAACTGGCCGGCGCCGAGGACGCCGGGCCGCCGGAGTCCGCCGCCGGGCTGCTGCGCGGTCTCGTACGGCGCCGGCTCATCGAGGCCGGGGGCCGCACCCTGGCCACCAGCTCCGTGCTCCGGTTCGGCAGCGCCCTCGTCCAGGAGACCGCCTACCGGGGCATGGCCAAGAAGGTGCGCGCCCGGCGCCACGAGGACGCCGCCCGGGTCCTCGTCCGGCACGACGCGGGGGACGCGGCCGTCGGCACCCATCTGGCCCGCGCCCACCGGCTGCTGACCGAACTCGGCCTGCGCGACGACGGCACCGACGCGCTGCGCGCCCGCGCCGCCGGGCTGCTCACCCGGGCCGGCACCGCCGCCCTGGCCCGCTCCGACCTGCCCTGGGCCGACGACCTCCTCACCCAGGGCCTCGACCTCGCCGCCCCCGGCGAGCCGGCCGCCGCCGAGGCCGCCCGGCGCCTGGGCGAGACGAAGGTCGCGCGCGGCGAACCGGCACGCGGCCGGGAACTGCTGGCGGGCGCCCTCGACACGGCGGAACGGGCCGGAGACCGGCTGGGCGCCGCCCATGCCCGGCTCGCGCTGACCGCCCTCGACCCCCGGCACGGCTCCGCGGCCGAGGTGGCCGAGAGCGCCCTCGGCCTGTTCACGGCGGCCGGCGACGACCAGGGCATCGCCCGCGCCTGCGTCCGCATCGCCCAGGACCGCCAGCGGCGCGGCCGGCACGCCGAGGCCGAAGCCCTCCTCGGCCGGGCCCTGGACCACGCGGGCCTGGCCGACGCCGAACCCGAACGGGCCCTGGCGCTCGGCGCGCTCGGCATCTCCCTGTGGCGGGGCCCGGCCCCGGTCGCACAGGCCGTCGCCCGCTGCGAGGAACTGCTCGCGGCCCACGGCGCCGGCCGGCCGACCGTCCGGGCCACCCTCGCCTGCCCGCTGGCCGTACTCCTCGCCCTCCAGGGCCGCACCGACGAGGCGCACGAGCGGCTGGCCGAGGCGGCGCGGCTCGCCGGCGGCCTCGGATACGCGGAGAGCGCCCTGTTCGTCCCGCTGTTCGCCGCCGAGGTCGAGGCCCTGACCGGAACACCCGGGCGCAGGCTCGACCTCCTCGCCGAGGCCGCCCGCGCCGGGCGCGGACTCGGCGCCGCGGGAGCGCTGCCCGGCATCGCCCGCGAGCGGGCCCGGATCCTGCTGGACCGGGGTGAGCCCGCCGAGGCGCTGGCCCTGCCCGACCCCCAGGAAGCCGGCCTGCCCCCGGCGGAGTCCGCCGACGCGGACGGGCTGCGGGCCCGGGCCCTCGCGCTCGCCGGAGACCCGGCCGCCGCGCGCGCCTGCGCCGGCCGGGCCACCGAGGCCGCCGAGGGCACCGACTCCCCGGTCGTGCGCGCCACCGCCGCGCTCGACCTCGCACACACGCTGCGCACGCTCGGCCGGCCCGGCGACGCGGCACGGGAGGCGCGCACGGCGCAGCGGCACTTCGCCGCCAAGGGACACCGGCTCGGCGCGGACCGCGCGGCCGCGTTCGCCGACGACAGCGCGGCCGGGGCCCGGAACACGGACCCCCCGGCCGGGCGGGAAGGCAGGAGCGTATGA
- a CDS encoding S8 family serine peptidase, with amino-acid sequence MTTGTAGGLTWSLRDRTPDDLTMLADTVPDLPADPSAWSDGAGVRVCVVDTGVECGHPSVGAVQGSYEVAPAPDGSLHVVDSGPLPDGAGDACGHGTACAGIVRRVAPDCALYSVRVLGEGFTGSGDALLTGLRWAVDQGFDVVNLSLSTTRPQFLETLRSLADQAFFTGTTLVASAHNTPVESFPWRFSSVISVGTHREDDSGLFLYNPAPPVEFFAPGQNVQVAWTGGKTIRTTGNSFATPFISGMCARLLGSRPKLTPFQIKHALYLSAANVRIGEPGTRGES; translated from the coding sequence ATGACCACCGGGACGGCAGGAGGGCTCACCTGGAGCCTGCGCGACCGTACCCCCGACGACCTCACGATGCTCGCCGACACCGTGCCCGACCTGCCCGCCGATCCCTCGGCGTGGTCGGACGGCGCGGGGGTGCGGGTCTGCGTGGTGGACACCGGGGTGGAGTGCGGGCACCCCTCGGTCGGCGCGGTCCAGGGCTCCTACGAGGTGGCCCCGGCACCCGACGGGAGCCTGCACGTCGTCGACAGCGGTCCACTGCCCGACGGCGCAGGCGACGCCTGCGGGCACGGCACGGCCTGCGCCGGGATCGTCCGGCGCGTGGCGCCGGACTGCGCCCTGTACAGCGTGCGAGTGCTGGGGGAGGGCTTCACCGGCAGCGGCGACGCGCTGCTGACCGGGCTGCGCTGGGCCGTCGACCAGGGCTTCGACGTGGTCAACCTCAGCCTTTCCACCACCCGCCCCCAGTTCCTCGAAACGCTGCGCTCCCTGGCCGACCAGGCGTTCTTCACCGGCACCACGCTGGTGGCGTCGGCGCACAACACCCCGGTGGAGAGCTTCCCGTGGCGGTTCTCGTCCGTCATCTCGGTCGGCACCCACCGCGAGGACGACTCCGGCCTCTTCCTCTACAACCCCGCACCGCCCGTGGAGTTCTTCGCGCCCGGCCAGAACGTGCAGGTGGCCTGGACGGGCGGCAAGACCATCCGGACCACCGGGAACAGCTTCGCCACCCCCTTCATCAGCGGGATGTGCGCCCGGCTGCTCGGCAGCAGGCCGAAGCTGACGCCGTTCCAGATCAAGCACGCGCTCTACCTCTCCGCCGCGAACGTACGTATCGGCGAACCAGGAACCCGAGGTGAATCATGA
- a CDS encoding GAF domain-containing protein has translation MSQSHGLVPATGAGPATRPGSAERDLLQSVVETARAIFGAAASSVLLHDQDADELVFQAVAGEGEESLVGSRFPAGRGLAGWVLVSGEPMVADDLREQGMFARDVAKSTGYVPDALMAAPLAHHDRVLGVLEVLDPAQQSRSSLSELDLLALFARQAAAALAVVIDRRQEEAPAALRARSLELVTALRDVLLDGMPPQG, from the coding sequence ATGAGCCAGTCCCACGGCCTCGTCCCCGCCACCGGCGCGGGCCCCGCGACACGGCCCGGCAGCGCCGAGCGCGATCTGCTGCAGTCCGTCGTCGAGACCGCGCGGGCCATCTTCGGCGCGGCGGCCAGCTCCGTCCTGCTGCACGACCAGGACGCCGACGAGCTGGTCTTCCAGGCGGTGGCCGGGGAGGGCGAGGAATCCCTCGTCGGCTCCCGGTTCCCGGCCGGCCGGGGACTGGCGGGCTGGGTGCTCGTCTCGGGCGAGCCGATGGTCGCCGACGACCTGCGCGAACAGGGCATGTTCGCCCGCGATGTCGCCAAGTCGACCGGCTATGTGCCGGACGCGCTGATGGCGGCGCCGCTGGCCCACCACGACCGGGTGCTCGGGGTGCTCGAAGTGCTCGACCCCGCCCAGCAGTCCCGGTCCAGCCTCTCCGAGCTCGACCTGCTCGCCCTCTTCGCCCGGCAGGCCGCAGCCGCGCTCGCCGTCGTCATCGACCGCCGTCAGGAGGAGGCCCCGGCGGCGCTCCGCGCCCGGAGCCTGGAACTGGTGACCGCGCTGCGGGACGTACTCCTCGACGGGATGCCGCCCCAGGGGTGA
- a CDS encoding glycosyltransferase: protein MNVLLCPLGDPGYLYPALAVGRELRRRGHTVRVLAGPGAASAVAAAGLEAAPVHDDTALSVSHWTVRGAEQYTTVAGAVRRLRPDVLVTSVLCHGALVAAEAAGLPVVVLGLAAHLWPYRGTAPADSCGREWRLTETLKHYRAVREAAGLAPRRDRFEDTPLLGTAFLLRGHPVMEVPGAELPPAVRHVGPCWWEPEPSAAEPLPGSGPLAYVHLGRTFGGTSLWPRLNAAFTSGTHRAVVELGRSGAPEAAPGADLTVGRRPWMGPLVARSALVLTNATSAPVLAALLYGKPLLVAPNGSEQQVLAAACLRAGVARTFPERGAPAGELRAAVDDTARDPGVRARAQEVGGLLADGKSETRAADLVESAAR from the coding sequence ATGAACGTCCTTCTGTGCCCGCTCGGCGACCCCGGCTATCTCTACCCGGCCCTCGCGGTCGGCCGGGAGCTGCGCCGCCGGGGCCACACGGTGCGGGTCCTCGCCGGGCCGGGGGCCGCGTCCGCCGTGGCCGCCGCCGGACTGGAGGCGGCGCCCGTGCACGACGACACGGCGCTGTCGGTGAGCCATTGGACGGTGCGGGGCGCCGAGCAGTACACGACGGTGGCGGGTGCGGTCCGACGGCTGCGGCCCGATGTCCTGGTCACCTCCGTGCTCTGCCACGGGGCGCTGGTGGCCGCCGAGGCCGCCGGACTTCCGGTGGTGGTGCTCGGGCTGGCGGCCCATCTGTGGCCGTACCGGGGGACGGCGCCGGCGGACAGCTGCGGCCGGGAGTGGCGGCTGACGGAGACCCTCAAGCACTACCGGGCGGTCCGGGAGGCGGCCGGTCTCGCCCCGCGCCGCGACCGGTTCGAGGACACCCCGCTGCTCGGCACCGCCTTTCTGCTGCGCGGCCACCCCGTGATGGAGGTGCCGGGGGCCGAACTGCCCCCGGCCGTGCGGCATGTCGGCCCCTGCTGGTGGGAGCCGGAGCCGTCGGCGGCCGAACCGCTGCCGGGCTCCGGGCCATTGGCTTACGTGCATCTCGGCCGTACCTTCGGCGGCACCAGCCTCTGGCCGCGCCTGAACGCCGCCTTCACCTCGGGCACGCACCGGGCCGTCGTGGAACTGGGCCGCTCGGGCGCCCCCGAGGCCGCTCCGGGCGCCGATCTCACCGTGGGACGCCGCCCCTGGATGGGGCCGCTCGTGGCACGGTCCGCGCTCGTCCTGACCAATGCGACGTCCGCCCCCGTGCTCGCCGCGCTCCTGTACGGCAAACCGCTGCTCGTGGCCCCCAACGGCTCGGAGCAGCAGGTCCTGGCCGCCGCCTGTCTGCGCGCCGGGGTCGCCCGGACGTTCCCGGAACGCGGCGCGCCCGCAGGCGAGTTGCGCGCGGCGGTCGACGACACCGCCCGTGATCCCGGGGTCCGGGCGCGGGCGCAGGAGGTCGGCGGTCTGCTCGCCGACGGCAAGAGCGAGACGCGCGCCGCCGACCTGGTGGAGTCGGCGGCGCGCTGA